Genomic window (Planctomicrobium piriforme):
GCTCGACCGCGACCAGATCGCCCGTTACGGACTGTCGGCTGAATCGGTGATGGACGTTGTAGAAGCGGTCTCCGGAAAATCGGTCGGACAGGTGATCGAAGGCCAACTCCGGTTTCCGCTCGCCATCATGCTGCCGGATGAATACCGGCAAAGCCCGCGCGGGCTGGCCACGCTGATGCTGGCGACCCCCTCTGGAAACCACATTCCTCTCACCCGAGTCGCCGACATTCGCGAAGTCCGCGGCGCGAAGTACATCACTCGTGAGTCGAGCAAGCGCCGCATCACGATTCAGTGCAACGTGCGCGGCCGCGACATCGGGGGCTTCGTTGCCGACGCCCAGGGGGCTGTGGGCCAGCAGGTGAAGCTGCCCAACGGTTACCGGCTCGAATGGGGAGGCCAGTTTGAAAATATGCAACGCGCTCAGAAGCGGCTGATGATCGTGGTGCCCCTGGCTTTAGCGATGATCATCGGTTTGCTGTGGATCACGTTTCGGAATGTGGCCGACACCGTTGTTGTTGCTGCGAGCGTTCCGTTTGCCTGCGTCGGCGGAATTGTCGCCCTGTGGACCCGCGATATGTCGTTGTCGATCTCGGCGGCGGTCGGGTTCATCACCCTGTCCGGCGTCTCTGTACTGAGCAGTATGGTGGTCGTCTCAGCCGTACGGCGTTTGATGGAAAACGGGGAATCGACCGAGAACGCCGTGCTGACGGCATCGGTTGAATGTCTCCGCACGGTCGTGATGACGTCGCTGGTCGCCAGCGTCGGCTTTCTCCCGATGGCCTCCAGCATGGGCATGGGAGCCGAAGTGCAACGCCCGTTGGCGACAGTGGTGATTGGCGGAGTTGTCACCAGCATGCTGATGACGCTGTTCATCCTGCCGGTCCTGTGCGTCGTGTTTCAATCAGGACGCCGGCCAGAAGCGGCGGGGACTGAAAACATCGAAGCCGTATGACCCTGCGAAATTCCAAGCACGAAATCTCAAATCCGAAACAACTTCAAAATCTCAATGACCGAAATCGTTGCACCGCAATATCAGTTTTGATTTCTTGTCTTCGTTTCGAGTTTCGAGTTTCGTGCTTCGAATTTCGTGCTTCCCTTAATACACCACGCCTTCGTCCTGCGCGTCGCACGCACAGCAGGTGGTGATCGAGGCCATTGCCTCTGGCGGTCGAGTACGGCCGCAGCGGGTGCATTGCACATACTTTGACCGCCGCAGGCCGGTTGCGGCGGCGATCAGTTCGCCCAGAATATGCCGCGTCGTCCAGTCGGGCAGAATGCGCCAGTCGATCGATCCCAACAGAATCGGCTGCAGAGCGGGGGGTGCAGAGCCTGCCTTTAATAAGGCGTATTCAGAAATGACAACCGCAGTCGGACCGATATCGGCGACCACTTCGCCCGGATCTCCGGAGATGATTCGTACGCTGCCGTCGGGAATGGTCGACTCGTCGAGCGGCTGCAACAGCATCGAACGGACCACCGTCAGGAGTTCATGCGGTTCGATCGGATTGAGTTCGGTATTCATGGGCGCTGCTCTCGTCTCGTGAAGAATGCTCGGAGTTTTGTTGATTCTCCCCGGATCGACGGCGAATTGCCAACGAGCCGCGACCAATGCTCAACGCAGTCCCGGCCGCGCCGGACTCGACAATTCGTTCCCGAACGGCGACAACTGATATTCGGCGACCGCGGGGGCCGCCGATTGACCGGAGCCGACGACCCATGCGACCTTGCTTTGCTCTGCTGTTGTGCTGCTGGATCCCGGCCGCGCCGCAGCTTTTGGGGGCGGACCGACTTCCCTGGCCGGATAAGGCCGGACCCACGCACGACGGCCACGTTGCCGCTGAAGATGCCGCCGGACTGCCTGTCCACTGGGATGAGCAGACCTCGCAGAACATCGCCCTCAAAATTCCGCTGGAAGGGCACGGAAATTCGACGCCGGTCATCGGACAGGGCCGGGTCTGGTTCACCGCCGCCGACGCCGAGGGAACAAAGCAGTCGATCTATTGCCTCGACGAACAGACCGGCGCGGTCCTGCATCACCGCGTCTTGTTCGAGAATGAGACGCCTGAGCCCTTGAATAACAAGGTCAACACCTACGCCTCGCCGTCATGCGTGTTGGAACCGGATGCGGTGTATGTGCATTTTGGTTCCTACGGCACTGCAAAGCTCAATCCAGAGACGGCCGAAGTGATCTGGCAGCGGCGCGACATCTCCTGCCGGCACTTTCGCGGACCAGGTTCTTCGCCAGAGATCTACCAGAACCTGTTGATTCTTACCTTCGACGGCATCGATCAGCAGTTCGTGACTGCTCTCGATAAGAATACAGGCAAGTCGGTTTGGCGGACGAACCGCAGTACTGACTACGAGGATCTCGATCAGGATGGCCAGCCCCGGGGCGAGGGGGACTACCGCAAGGCCTACAGCACGCCGGCGCTGGTCGAAGTGGCCGGCCACACTCAAGTCCTCTCGACCGGTTCCCGTGCGGCATTCGGTTATGACGCCCTTACCGGCAAGGAAATCTGGACGCTCACCCACGACGATTTCAACGCCGCCTGCCGCCCGTTGATTTTCGACGGCCATGCCATCGTGCATACCGGTTCCGGCCGTTCCAATCTCGTCAGCGTGAAGCTCGATGAGACGACGCAGGGAAACATCGACAAAACGCACGTCGTCTGGAATCGGGAAAAGGGCAACTCCGACATGTCGAGCCCGATTCTCATCGACGGCCGGATCTATCTGGTAGCCGGCAACGGGGTGCTGGTTTGCCTTGATGCCAAGACAGGCGAGGAGATCTGGAAAGAACGGATCAAGGGCACCTTCGTCGCATCGCCCATCACAGCCAACGGGCTGATCTATTTTGCATCCGAAGAGGGGCAAACATTTGTGATCCGCGCGGGCGACAAATTTCAGGAAGTCGCAAAGAACGTACTCGGGGAAGGGATGCGGTCCTCACCCGTCGCAGCCAACGGCGCACTCTGGCTTCGCACGTTTGGGCACATCTACAAAATCTCGTCGCACAAATAAACGCTCACAGCTCTTTAGGCCGCCAGACCGCTTTGAGCAGCCAGCCTTCCTTCGCCGAAAGACCGGTCGACGGCGGCTGCAAAACTGCGATGGCGGCTGTGGGCATCCGGACAGTCAGACCGGTCAAACTCAGCAACAGTTCTTCCAGACCGGGATTGTGCCCCACCAGCAAGATCGGGCCGGTTCCGCCGAGAGTCGAAAACACCAGGTGCCAGGTTGCCACGTCGGCATGGTACAAACGGGACTCCGTGACGGGATCTTCCAGTTCGAGTTCCGTCGCTACGATCTTCGCGGTGTCGATGGCCCGGACTGCCGTTGAAGAGATGATCTGTCGCGGAATCAAATTCTCGTCGCGCAGCAGTCGCGCCATGCGCGGGGCATCGCGCAGACCTCGCTTGTTCAGCGGACGGTCATGATCCGCCAGACCGTCCTCCGCCCAACTCGATTTCACATGCCGCATGAGCAGCACCAGGTCTGGCGTTGAGGTTTTCATGATTGCTCCCCCGGAGGAATTGTTCCTGAGTCTCTTCGGAACGCAATTCTTAACGCAACCCGATGTTGACGTTGAGATGTACTCCGGCGAAAGTCTTCTCAAATGGAGAGAAATGATGACGGAGATTGAACGGCAGTTAGCGACGGTGGCTCAGCAAGTGGCCGAGGCGCTCCAGAAACGCGGTATGAAGCTGGTACTGACGGAAAGCTGCACCGGCGGCCTGGTCGCCAGCACGCTGACGGCCATTCCCGGCATTTCTCAATACTTCTGCGGCTCGGCCGTCACTTACCGCGACGAAACCAAAGCCAGTTGGCTACAGGTTTCCCGATCCGATCTCGCGAACCCGAAAATCGGGGCCGTCAGCCCGCATGTTGCCGAGCAGATGTGCCAGGGAGCGCTCGCTCAGACCCCGGAGGCCGATCTGGCCGGGTCGACCACCGGTCATCTGGGCCCCAATGCTCCGGCGGAGTTCGACGGCGTGGTGTTCGTCGGCATCGCGCTGCGCTCCGGCACTTCGGTCACCGTGCAGCGTCGTACCGTTTCGAAGCAGGCCCCGGCCGGGTGGACGCTCCGCAATTACCGCCGCTACGAAGCAGCCATCCTGGTGTTACAGGCAGTGCTCAAAGCGCTGGCATAGCCCTGATAATCGGCAGAACCCGAATCAGTCGTAGTCTCGGCAGCCGCCTCGTCGGCACACTCGGCATCAACGGTTGCCGATTTGCGACATGCTGGAATGCAGCCTCCTACCCCCATCGCTTTTTGTAAACGTGAACTAGATTTGATTGCAGACGACATCCATTCGCGCGGGCCGAGCAGAAGCGCCAGGCTAAAAAACGAAATGAGTCAGAGGAATACCGAACTCGATCTTGAGGCCCAACTGGCCGAAAAGAACGACCTGATTCTCGCGCTGACCGGTCAGCTTGAAAAGGCCGTGAACCAGCTCGATCGTCTGCGACGATCGGGCGCGGATCGGATCGGACATTCCAGCGGCGATTCCTCTGCGGCAGCTGCAAATCGCGACGTCTCGAGCCGTCTGACAACCGCCCTCGACGATTGGACAGAGTTTCGCCCTACCGAACGCATCGAACGGATTGAAAGCGGCATCGACCGCATTCTCGAAATTCTCGCCGAACAGCAATCGGCCTCCACTTCGCCAGGCCAGTCAGCCAGTCAGGCCGACTTCTGGGCTGAGACCAAAGCCCGTCTGCTGGGCGACCCGTCCCCGTCGGCAGCTTCGGCTGCGAAGCCATCCGTTGTTCCCGAGTCCGTTTCGGCACCTGTCGACGATGAGCCGCTGGATCTCTCCTCGCTTCCGCCGGCTCCGGAAGCGCCGCAGCCGGTGAACGACGAAACGGATCTCGCCAGCCTGATCCAGGGAGTCGAGACCCGCGACAATTACATTCAGTATCTGACCACCCGCTTGCGTCTGGCGGAATCGAAGAAGTTCGTGCCGGTGAATTGGGAACTGCTGGACCGGGCGCCGGAAAAATATCGCGACCGCCTCGAATCGCTGGAGATCGTGCTGCGGGACCATCTGCGGCAGGCCGAAATCGCCAGTTCGCTGGAACGCGCAGTCCTCGCTCGCGAACGGGCCAAACTGGCGCATGTGAAGCAGAATCTCGAAGGGCAGATCAAACGTCTCTCGACCGCCGCTCCCGCGCCTGTCGTGCGTGAAGAGGAGCCAGGCCAAAAAGGCGATCCAGACAGCCGCTGGAAGCGCCTGTTCTCGCGCTAAGACGGTTTTCTTGCCTGAAGATGCCGGCCGGATCGAACCAACCGGACGCTAACGCGTGCCGGCTGATTAGCGTCAAACAACCGGTCACCGTCCCCCGGTTTTGTACGCCCATCAGCCGCTGGGCGTTAGCCCACGGTTCCCCGCGGTTGGGGATTTGTCATTTGTCATTGACGCAGAAACATGACAGGTCAACTGTGATGTGGTCGTCGGCTATGTTGGGCAGCGTTCTGACCGGACGCTAACGCGTGCCGGCTGATCGGCGTCTAACAATCGGGAACCGCCCCCGGTTTTGTATGCCCACGGTTTCTTCGGCTCAACAGGAACCGGCCCATCACACCGCAGGCCGGATGTTCTGCTTGGCGGCCGCGACTACGACGCGGTTGCGGCCTTCATGCTTGGCCGCATACAGCGCTTCATCCGCAGCACGAATCAGCTCGACCGCAGTCGATGTCGTGTGCGTGGTCTCGGCCACTCCGATTGAGATCGTCAGTTGCAGCGTGCTGCCATCGACATGAAACAAGGTCGATTCGATTTCACTCCGCAGTTGTTCTGCAATGCGCCGTGCGCCCACTGTCGGACAATCGGGCAACAGCACCGCAAACTCTTCGCCGCCATAACGGGCCACGAGCGGACGGTCGGTCACTCGTTGTTGCTGCATGGCCTGTGAAATGAGCGTGGCTGTCGTGCGCAGCACATCGTCGCCGGCCAGGTGGCCGTAGTTGTCGTTGATCCGCTTGAAATGGTCGACGTCGATCAGCAGCAGACTGCAGGTCGTCTTCAATAACGAACAGGCATGCAGTTGTTTCTGGATCTCGCTGTCGAACGTCTGCCGGTTTGCCAGTTGGGTGAGGCCGTCGCGTCGGGCTCGTTCTTCGACCTGTTGCCGGGCGAGCGCCTTGTCGAAGGAATTCGGCAGGAATTGGGCCGACCAGTCGACGAGTTCTTCCGTCGCGGATCGACGGGGCAGTTCTTCGCGGCTCACCAGCAAGAGCAGACCGTCCGGAAAGTTCGTTTCCGACACCCGTATGAGGAGCGCCGTCTGAAAAACTTGAGTCTCTGCCCCCTGCAGAATCGTGTGGTCGAGCCAGAGCGGACGCTGGGCGGTGTGACGGAATTGAGTGAGGAGCCGAAGTTCGTTTTCATCCCAGGCCGGCGCGAGGGTTGCCGGAATGGATCGCCCGCCCCAGGTCCAGCGCTCGATGGAAGGGTGCGTCGCCGCGTCGTTCTCATTCGCGGCGTACAACGTGGCGCGTTCGAAGCCGGTCATGACCGCCAGCCGGGCTAGAAACTCCTGCAGCATTTCTTCAGGCGTCGTGAACTCTTCATCGGTCAGCGTCCGCAATTGCAGCATGTCGCGAACCAGACGAATTTCTTCAAAGCCGGCGCGATCGACCGAGTTGCCGGCGTCCGACTCCGTCGGCAGTGCCAGCGACCCGCACAGCTTGGCGATGAGACTTTGATCGGCAGCGCTGTCCGCTGTGAGATTCGGAACTCGCGAGACCAGCAGCCAGCCGCAGTGCGCTCCGGCCGCTTCGCAGGGAAACGCCGAGCAGCTTTCAAAAACGGCCGTCTGCGTTCCGGAGATCACATAGTCGCGATGCTGCAGCGACAATTCGACGGGCGCATGCGAATTAAGTTTTTGTTTTCCGGCCGAAGTGAGATGCACGGCGCCCATCAGCGAGGCGGGTGCTGACTTGAGGATCTGGCCGGCCGGCGAGACGGCCAGACAGCAGACGGGCGTCGCAGTCTCGACGGATTGCCGAATCAGCAACGCGGCGCGGTCAAAAGCGTCGGTGCGATGGACGCAGCAAAGCAGCCAGTCGATTTCAAAGCGTCGCGCGGCGACCGTGCGGGAGAGTTCCAGCAGGCTGGTTCTCTGCACGGTATCTTTGCGTCGGAATTCGTCCCATTGCTGCATCCGTCGCTGGGCCGCCCGTTGCCATAGCCAGAGCTGGAGCACGTTGGCCACGACCAGGCCCGCGCACACAAGCATTCCGGTATTCACTGCAATGTTCGACATGGAGATTGATCCGTTTTTGTTCCGAATCGGACTCGGGTGGAGGTTACGGGATGCCGCCGACCGTTGAGGAGTGCGTGCAAGTGGAACCTGAAAAAAACAGCGTTGCCAACACGCAACATCAGTGCACGAGTGGTACAATCGCGCCTGGCGGGAACGATTTGTTCCCTCATGTCCCCGGGCAGCGCGGTTTTCACCCGGCAAACGCTGTTGGCCGCACGGCGGAACACGTTGATGGCGGTGTGATTGGTGCTTCTGCCCTTTCGTTCGAAAAGTGCAGCGCTCTATGTCCGGACGGTCCTTGACCAAGACTCTGTCCCGGTTCGCCGTCACAATCAGCCTGACGCTGGCGGTGTTCGGAATCAGCTTCCTGGTACCGCGGGGAGTCTCTTACGGACTCTTTTATCTCGCCGTGCTGCTGCTGGCGATCACCCTGCATTCGCGGGTGTATATCTGGCGGCTGGCCGTCTTCATGATGGTGCTGCGGACATTGGGATTTCTGCTGCAAAGCACCTCTGCCGAAGAACGCAACGGCGTTGCCCTCGTGAACCTCATGCTGTCGCTGTTTGCGATCTGGACGACGGCCCTGCTGGGTTCGCGTGCCAGGGCGAAACGCGACCAGATCCTCGCCGCCAACGAATCGCTCGACCAGAAGTTTCGGCAGAGCAATCGGGATCTGCAAATCGTCGTCGAAGACCTGCGACATGAGGTGCAGCGCCGCGAACGGGCGCAGGCCGATCTCGAATACCAGAACATGCTCCTCGACGGCCTGATGGACGCCATCCCGGACAACATCTATTTCAAGGACACGGAAGGCCGCTATCTGCGGATCAACCGCGCCAAGGCCATGCGGTCAGGCCTGGCCTCGGCGGAGTTGGCGCAGGGGAAAACCGACTTCGACTTCTTTCAGCCAGAGCACGCATCCTCCGCCTACGAAGTTGAGCAGCGGATCATGCAGACCGGCAAGCCGCTGATCGACCATGAGGAAAAGCTGATCTGGCCAGACGGCCGCGCGAGCTGGGTGTCGGCGACGAAAGTACCGCTCAAACGACCTGACGGCACGATCATCGGGACTCTCGGCATCTCGCGGGACATCACGAGCCATTACGAAATCTCGCAGGCGCTGCAGCTCGAACGCGACCGCCTGCGGACGTTGATCGACCATTTGCCAGATTATGTGTTCATCAAGGACGCGGCCGGCCGCTTCGTCACGCTCAACCGGGCTCATTACGAACTGTTCGGCTGCCAGTCGGAAGAAGAAATCTTCGGCAAGACCGACTTCGATTTCTCGCCCCCGGAACTCGCCGCGCAGTACTACGCCGACGACCAGGAAGTCATCCGCCACGGCGTCACCCTCACCAGCCGGGAAGAAGAAGTCGTCGCCGCCGACGGCGACCATCGCTGGGTGCTCACCACAAAAGTCCCGCTCCACGCACCCGACGGCAAAGTCATCGGCCTGGTCGGGATTGCCCGCGATATCACCAAACGGAAACAGGCCGAGCAGGAACTGAAGTCCGCCAAGGAAGCCGCCGAAGTCGCCAACCGCGCGAAGAGCGAGTTCCTGGCGAACATGAGCCACGAGATCCGCACGCCCATGAACGCCATCATCGGCATGACGGAACTGGTGCTCGACACCGGGCTCGCCGCTCAGCAGCGCGACTATCTCGATACCGTGCTGAACTCGGCCGAGTCGCTCATGGGGATCATCAACGACATTCTCGACTTCTCGAAGATCGAATCGGGTCGGCTGGAAATCGAGCAGTACCCCATCGACATCCGGGAATGGTTCGGCGATTCGATCAAGCCGCTGGCGGTGCGGGCGCATGCGAAGAAGCTCGAACTCGCCTGCCACATTGCTCCCGATGTGCCGCCGTATGTTCGCGGGGACGGACTGCGGCTGCGGCAGATCATTGTGAACCTGCTGGGGAATGCCATCAAATTCACCCGGGCCGGCGAAGTCGTGCTGGACGTGCAGCGCGAGACTGACGAACGGGGCGGGGCGATGCTGCATATTCGCGTTTCCGACACCGGCATCGGCATCTCCCGCGAACAGCAGTCGCGTATCTTTGAAGCCTTCGAACAGGCGGACATGTCCACCACCCGCGACTACGGCGGCACCGGCCTGGGGCTTGCCATTTCGTCGCGGCTGGTGACGTTGATGAACGGCGAGATCTGGGTCGAAAGCGAACTCGGTGAAGGCAGCACGTTTCACATCCTCGTACCGTATGGGGAAGTGGCTCCGGAAGAAGTTCCCCGCAACAAACAGGATCTGAGCGCGCTGAGCGGGCTGCGGATTCTGGTTGTCGACGACAACGCCACGAACCGCCGCATTCTCGAAGAGATGTGCCGCAACTGGGGCATGCGGCCCAGCGTTGTTTCGGGCGCGGTGATGGCGATGGCCGAACTGAATGCCGCCGTCCGCCGGGGCGAGCCGTATGAGCTGGTGATTTCCGACGTCGCCATGCCGGAAGTTGACGGTTTTTCGCTGGCAAAGCAGATCTCGCAGAATGAATCGCTGGGGACGATCGTGGTGATGATGCTCAGCTCGCTCGACCGCGATCAGGACATTGCCCGTTGCCAGGAAATGGGAATCCGCAACTATCTCACCAAGCCGATCAAGCAGTCGGATCTGTTCGATGCGATTGCCTCGGTGCTGGATCTCTCGGTCAATCCGTCAGAGAACGTGTCGAGCGCCACGCAGAACTTTCCGCGCGTGCAGCCAATGCAGGTGCTGCTGGCCGAAGACAGTCTCGCCAACCGCAAACTGGCGATCGGGCTGCTCTCACGCTGGGGGCATGAGGTCAGCATTGCCACCAACGGCCGTGAAGCGGTCGAAGCGATGCAGAGCCGCACGTTTGATCTCGTGCTGATGGACGTGCAGATGCCGGAAATGGACGGCCTGACCGCCACCCGGCAGATTCGTGAACTCGAAGCAGCAGGCTCCATTAGGCCGTGTCCCATCATCGCGCTCACCGCGCATGCGATGAAGGGGGACCGCGAACGCTGTCTGGAGGCCGGTATGGACAACTACATTACCAAGCCGATCCGCCCCTTCGACCTGGCCAGCGTGCTGGCCCATTATGGAGAGCCGCTGGAAGCTGCCGAAGAACCGGCCCGGCCGTCTGAAGTTCCTGTCGTGAAGCCCCCCATGCCGACGACCGCGGCCGGCAACGGCGTGCATCTCAACTGGTCGACACTGCTGCATCATGTGCAGGACGACGAGGCGCTGGCCGTCGATGTCGCTCAGGCGTTTCTGCAGGAGACGCCGCGGCTGCTGACGGATCTGGGAGCGGCGCTCACCGCCGAGAACGCCAGTCGGGCCAAGCTTGCAGCACACACGCTAAAGGGAAGCCTGCGAACGCTGGGAGCCCCCTCATTTGAACGAGCCGCCGGACTCGAAATCGCCGCGTCTGCCTCCGACTGGGCCAAAGGCCGGGAACTGTTCGTTCAGTTTCACGTCGAGGTCGCTGAAGTGCTGAAAGAACTGCAATCGCGATTGCGCGATCTGCCGTCCGAATCGTTCTCGATTTGAAAGATCCGCGGCGAGACAAAAAAAGACCCCGACGCATGCTGCCGTCGGGGTCTGAAGAGTCGAATGACTTTGCACCTGCGGATCAATGCGTTGCCCGGAGGGCGGCATCCCACAAGTATTGCGGGGCGACGAACAGGGCGACCATCAGCACCACGCAACCGGCGCTGGCAATCCAGACCGGGTATTGTTGCGAGGTTTCTGGCGTCGTTTCTTTGGGGGCTTCCAGGTACATCACGCCGACCAGCCGCAGGTAGTACGCTGCGGAGATGGCTGCGTTGAGTGCCAGCACGATGGCCAAAGTTTGACCGAGCGTGCTGCCTTCGTTCCAGGCAGCCAGGAACAGGAAGAGTTTGCCGAGCATCCCGGCGGTCGGCGGCAGGCCTGTCAGGCTGAACAGCAGGAGAGCGAGCGAGGCGGCCATCACCGGACGGGTCTTGCTGAGACCTGCCAGGTCGGAATCGTTGACGACGGGATGTTCGTTCGATCCCGCCCC
Coding sequences:
- a CDS encoding GGDEF domain-containing protein, whose protein sequence is MSNIAVNTGMLVCAGLVVANVLQLWLWQRAAQRRMQQWDEFRRKDTVQRTSLLELSRTVAARRFEIDWLLCCVHRTDAFDRAALLIRQSVETATPVCCLAVSPAGQILKSAPASLMGAVHLTSAGKQKLNSHAPVELSLQHRDYVISGTQTAVFESCSAFPCEAAGAHCGWLLVSRVPNLTADSAADQSLIAKLCGSLALPTESDAGNSVDRAGFEEIRLVRDMLQLRTLTDEEFTTPEEMLQEFLARLAVMTGFERATLYAANENDAATHPSIERWTWGGRSIPATLAPAWDENELRLLTQFRHTAQRPLWLDHTILQGAETQVFQTALLIRVSETNFPDGLLLLVSREELPRRSATEELVDWSAQFLPNSFDKALARQQVEERARRDGLTQLANRQTFDSEIQKQLHACSLLKTTCSLLLIDVDHFKRINDNYGHLAGDDVLRTTATLISQAMQQQRVTDRPLVARYGGEEFAVLLPDCPTVGARRIAEQLRSEIESTLFHVDGSTLQLTISIGVAETTHTTSTAVELIRAADEALYAAKHEGRNRVVVAAAKQNIRPAV
- a CDS encoding SixA phosphatase family protein; protein product: MKTSTPDLVLLMRHVKSSWAEDGLADHDRPLNKRGLRDAPRMARLLRDENLIPRQIISSTAVRAIDTAKIVATELELEDPVTESRLYHADVATWHLVFSTLGGTGPILLVGHNPGLEELLLSLTGLTVRMPTAAIAVLQPPSTGLSAKEGWLLKAVWRPKEL
- a CDS encoding hybrid sensor histidine kinase/response regulator gives rise to the protein MTKTLSRFAVTISLTLAVFGISFLVPRGVSYGLFYLAVLLLAITLHSRVYIWRLAVFMMVLRTLGFLLQSTSAEERNGVALVNLMLSLFAIWTTALLGSRARAKRDQILAANESLDQKFRQSNRDLQIVVEDLRHEVQRRERAQADLEYQNMLLDGLMDAIPDNIYFKDTEGRYLRINRAKAMRSGLASAELAQGKTDFDFFQPEHASSAYEVEQRIMQTGKPLIDHEEKLIWPDGRASWVSATKVPLKRPDGTIIGTLGISRDITSHYEISQALQLERDRLRTLIDHLPDYVFIKDAAGRFVTLNRAHYELFGCQSEEEIFGKTDFDFSPPELAAQYYADDQEVIRHGVTLTSREEEVVAADGDHRWVLTTKVPLHAPDGKVIGLVGIARDITKRKQAEQELKSAKEAAEVANRAKSEFLANMSHEIRTPMNAIIGMTELVLDTGLAAQQRDYLDTVLNSAESLMGIINDILDFSKIESGRLEIEQYPIDIREWFGDSIKPLAVRAHAKKLELACHIAPDVPPYVRGDGLRLRQIIVNLLGNAIKFTRAGEVVLDVQRETDERGGAMLHIRVSDTGIGISREQQSRIFEAFEQADMSTTRDYGGTGLGLAISSRLVTLMNGEIWVESELGEGSTFHILVPYGEVAPEEVPRNKQDLSALSGLRILVVDDNATNRRILEEMCRNWGMRPSVVSGAVMAMAELNAAVRRGEPYELVISDVAMPEVDGFSLAKQISQNESLGTIVVMMLSSLDRDQDIARCQEMGIRNYLTKPIKQSDLFDAIASVLDLSVNPSENVSSATQNFPRVQPMQVLLAEDSLANRKLAIGLLSRWGHEVSIATNGREAVEAMQSRTFDLVLMDVQMPEMDGLTATRQIRELEAAGSIRPCPIIALTAHAMKGDRERCLEAGMDNYITKPIRPFDLASVLAHYGEPLEAAEEPARPSEVPVVKPPMPTTAAGNGVHLNWSTLLHHVQDDEALAVDVAQAFLQETPRLLTDLGAALTAENASRAKLAAHTLKGSLRTLGAPSFERAAGLEIAASASDWAKGRELFVQFHVEVAEVLKELQSRLRDLPSESFSI
- a CDS encoding CinA family protein, whose product is MMTEIERQLATVAQQVAEALQKRGMKLVLTESCTGGLVASTLTAIPGISQYFCGSAVTYRDETKASWLQVSRSDLANPKIGAVSPHVAEQMCQGALAQTPEADLAGSTTGHLGPNAPAEFDGVVFVGIALRSGTSVTVQRRTVSKQAPAGWTLRNYRRYEAAILVLQAVLKALA
- a CDS encoding outer membrane protein assembly factor BamB family protein, coding for MRPCFALLLCCWIPAAPQLLGADRLPWPDKAGPTHDGHVAAEDAAGLPVHWDEQTSQNIALKIPLEGHGNSTPVIGQGRVWFTAADAEGTKQSIYCLDEQTGAVLHHRVLFENETPEPLNNKVNTYASPSCVLEPDAVYVHFGSYGTAKLNPETAEVIWQRRDISCRHFRGPGSSPEIYQNLLILTFDGIDQQFVTALDKNTGKSVWRTNRSTDYEDLDQDGQPRGEGDYRKAYSTPALVEVAGHTQVLSTGSRAAFGYDALTGKEIWTLTHDDFNAACRPLIFDGHAIVHTGSGRSNLVSVKLDETTQGNIDKTHVVWNREKGNSDMSSPILIDGRIYLVAGNGVLVCLDAKTGEEIWKERIKGTFVASPITANGLIYFASEEGQTFVIRAGDKFQEVAKNVLGEGMRSSPVAANGALWLRTFGHIYKISSHK